The Rattus rattus isolate New Zealand chromosome 1, Rrattus_CSIRO_v1, whole genome shotgun sequence genome includes a region encoding these proteins:
- the Kiaa1522 gene encoding uncharacterized protein KIAA1522 homolog isoform X2, producing the protein MGNSHHKRKAPSGPRTRSFWRFGRSAKRPAGSAKAESDNRQGAGPSQGPGSVGDEHQDNVFFPSGRPPHLEELHTQAQEGLRSLQQQERQKLSKGGWDHGDTQSIQSSRMGPDEDTISFCSQKSYMTESSTAEDALSIRSEMIQRRGSTFRPHDSFPKSGRSGRRRRERRSTVLGLPQHVQKELGLRNNREAPGTPQPPGSRDAVRIPTVDGRPAGLALGTGVRVSLQALEAEAEAGTDTEAIIQRHIDRVYRDDTLVGRSTGVRPPPLIRPVSLAVPGLTGGAGSPEPLSPAMSISPQATYLSKLIPHAVLPPTVDVVALGRSSLRTLSRCSLLSASPASVRSLGRFSSASSPRPRSRNASSSSDNWSHSQSSETIVSDGSTLSSKGGSEGQPEGSVASNSVVPPPPGGSGRGSPSGGSTAEVSDTASIRSSGQLSGRSVSLRKMKRPPPPPRRTYSLHQRGSAVPDGPLGLPPKPERKQQPQLPRPPTTGGSSGVGAVSCPPSSGGTWGSGLSPGGSRRPPRSPERTLSPSSGYSSQSGTPTLPPKGLAVAPASPGKAQPPKPDRVTSLRSPGASVSSSLTSLCSSSSDPTPLDRSGPQASNPLSDRFDIPPHPKVPAPFSPPPSKSKSSNQAAPALAAPAVVPGPVSTADISPASPSMPQTTLTPAQESPIASKDQSPPPSPPPSYHPPPPPTKKPEVLEEVPPPPETVEILPDPSWPPPPPPAPEEQDLSMADFPPPEEVFFSAGPELGPLEPCSSEAAIPSAASLSQTPPPAPPAPPPASSVSEPLAKLPQKDSASGKNSGTPREDAGTPLVTPSLLQMVRLRSVGASTGAPNPPPGSSAPQKPLRRALSGRASPVPAASSGLHAAVRLKASSLAASESPGNALPTGAPETEPRSPQSPASKASFIFSKGTKKLQLERPVSPEAQADLQRNLVAELRSISEQRPSQAQKKPSKAPPPVARKPSVGVPPSPSLPRAESLDAPSTNGLPHAEDRTKGELTENGGVQLAATEKMGPHGSDPQKKLV; encoded by the exons ATGGGCAACTCACACCACAAGAGGAAGGCCCCCAGCGGTCCCCGGACCCGCAGCTTCTGGCGCTTCGGGCGATCGGCGAAGCGGCCCGCag GTTCTGCCAAGGCCGAGAGTGACAACCGTCAGGGCGCAGGGCCCAGCCAGGGGCCAGGATCTGTAGGAGATGAACACCAGGACAACGTGTTCTTCCCCAGTGGGAGACCTCCTCATCTGGAAGAGCTGCACACGCAGGCCCAGGAGGGGCTGCGCTCCCTCCAGCAGCAAG aaagacagaaactgagCAAGGGTGGCTGGGACCATGGAGACACCCAGAGCATCCAG TCTTCCCGGATGGGGCCGGATGAAGACACCATCTCCTTCTGCAGTCAGAAGTCATACATGACGGAGAGCTCCACGGCGGAAGATGCGCTCTCCATTCGCTCGGAGATGATCCAGCGCAGAG GCTCCACCTTCAGACCCCATGACTCATTTCCCAAATCTGGAAGGTCAGGCCGGCGGCGGAGGGAGCGGAGGAGCACGGTGCTGGGACTGCCTCAGCACGTGCAGAAGGAGCTGG GCCTGCGGAACAACCGCGAGGCTCCGGGCACTCCACAGCCTCCCGGGTCACGGGACGCTGTCCGCATTCCCACGGTGGATGGTCGCCCAGCGGGCCTGGCCTTAGGGACAGGGGTCCGGGTGTCCCTGCaggctctggaggcagaagcagaggctggcaCCGATACAGAGGCTATCATCCAGCGCCACATCGACCGTGTTTACCGTGATGACACGCTTGTTGGCCGATCCACGGGAGTGCGGCCACCACCCTTGATAAGGCCTGTGTCTCTCGCAGTGCCTGGGCTGACAGGAGGAGCAGGATCTCCAGAGCCACTGAGCCCAGCCATGTCCATCTCACCCCAGGCCACCTACTTGTCGAAGCTGATCCCGCATGCTGTGCTGCCGCCCACAGTGGACGTGGTGGCCCTGGGCCGCAGCAGCCTGCGCACTCTGAGCCGATGCAGCCTGCTCTCTGCTAGCCCAGCCTCAGTTCGCTCACTGGGCCgcttctcctcagcttccagtCCAAGGCCCCGCAGCCGCAATGCTTCCTCGTCCAGTGACAACTGGAGCCACTCTCAGTCCTCCGAGACCATTGTGTCTGATGGGTCCACTCTGTCCTCTAAGGGGGGCTCTGAGGGCCAGCCAGAGGGCTCTGTAGCTAGCAATAGTGTGGTACCCCCTCCTCCAGGGGGTAGTGGGAGGGGCTCCCCCAGCGGGGGTAGCACTGCTGAGGTCTCAGACACAGCCAGCATCCGAAGCAGTGGGCAGTTGTCCGGCAGGAGTGTGTCCCTGCGTAAGATGAAACGGCCTCCCCCGCCTCCGCGCCGGACCTACTCCCTCCATCAGCGGGGCTCGGCGGTCCCTGATGGGCCCTTAGGGTTGCCGCCTAAACCTGAGCGGAAGCAGCAGCCACAGCTGCCTCGCCCACCCACCACTGGTGGGTCTtcaggggtgggggcagtgtCTTGTCCACCCAGCTCAGGGGGTACCTGGGGCTCTGGCTTGTCCCCAGGTGGCTCCAGGCGTCCCCCACGTTCCCCAGAACGGACACTTTCGCCTTCCAGTGGATACTCAAGCCAAAGTGGTACCCCaactctccctcccaagggtcTGGCAGTTGCCCCTGCTTCCCCAGGCAAGGCTCAGCCCCCCAAACCAGATCGAGTGACATCCCTTCGATCTCCTGGGGCCTCTGTATCCTCTTCGCTCACATCTCTGTGTTCCTCTTCTTCAGACCCTACTCCTTTAGACCGTTCTGGCCCACAGGCGTCCAACCCCTTGAGTGACAGGTTCGACATACCTCCTCATCCTAAGGTGCCTGCTCCTTTCTCCCCACCACCTTCCAAGTCCAAGAGCTCTAACCAAGCTGCTCCTGCTCTGGCTGCCCCTGCTGTGGTTCCTGGGCCAGTTTCCACCGCCGACATCAGTCCCGCATCCCCTTCCATGCCTCAGACAACCTTGACTCCAGCCCAGGAATCTCCTATTGCCTCCAAAGACCAgtcacccccaccctccccacccccatcttatcATCCACCCCCACCACCTACTAAGAAGCCAGAGGTGCTTGAGGAGGTCCCACCTCCTCCAGAAACTGTCGAGATCCTTCCAGATCCAAGctggccacccccacccccacctgcaccGGAGGAACAGGACCTGTCGATGGCCGACTTTCCCCCGCCTGAGGAGGTCTTCTTCTCTGCAGGCCCTGAGCTTGGTCCCCTGGAGCCCTGTAGCTCAGAGGCTGCCATCCCCTCAGCGGCTAGCTTGTCccagacccctcccccagcccccccagCTCCCCCTCCAGCTAGTTCTGTGTCGGAACCTCTGGCCAAGCTCCCTCAGAAGGACTCGGCAAGCGGCAAGAACAGCGGGACTCCCAGGGAGGATGCTGGCACACCTCTGGTCACACCCTCGCTCCTGCAGATGGTCCGGCTTCGCTCTGTGGGTGCCTCCACAGGGGCTCCGAATCCTCCTCCAGGTTCATCAGCCCCTCAGAAGCCTCTTCGAAGAGCCCTGTCTGGCCGGGCCAGCCCAGTGCCTGCTGCCTCCTCTGGGCTCCATGCTGCCGTCCGACTCAAGGCCTCCAGCCTGGCTGCCAGTGAGAGCCCTGGAAATGCTCTGCCCACTGGAGCACCAGAGACAGAGCCACGGTCCCCACAGTCTCCTGCCTCGAAGGCCAGCTTTATCTTCTCCAAGGGCACCAAAAAACTGCAGCTTGAGAGACCCGTGTCCCCCGAGGCCCAGGCGGACCTCCAGCGGAATCTGGTGGCTGAACTTCGGAGCATTTCAGAGCAGCGGCCTTCCCAGGCCCAGAAGAAGCCTTCCAAGGCTCCCCCACCTGTGGCTCGAAAACCCTCTGTGGGAGTCCCTCCTTCCCCCAGTTTGCCCAGGGCGGAGTCTCTTGATGCTCCATCCACCAATGGGCTCCCTCACGCTGAGGACAGGACTAAGGGGGAGCTGACAGAGAATGGAGGTGTGCAGCTGGCTGCTACAGAGAAGATGGGCCCCCATGGTTCAG atcCACAGAAGAAACTGGTGTGA
- the Kiaa1522 gene encoding uncharacterized protein KIAA1522 homolog isoform X3: MVVFLGRHLPALLEVFKKGSAKAESDNRQGAGPSQGPGSVGDEHQDNVFFPSGRPPHLEELHTQAQEGLRSLQQQERQKLSKGGWDHGDTQSIQSSRMGPDEDTISFCSQKSYMTESSTAEDALSIRSEMIQRRGSTFRPHDSFPKSGRSGRRRRERRSTVLGLPQHVQKELGLRNNREAPGTPQPPGSRDAVRIPTVDGRPAGLALGTGVRVSLQALEAEAEAGTDTEAIIQRHIDRVYRDDTLVGRSTGVRPPPLIRPVSLAVPGLTGGAGSPEPLSPAMSISPQATYLSKLIPHAVLPPTVDVVALGRSSLRTLSRCSLLSASPASVRSLGRFSSASSPRPRSRNASSSSDNWSHSQSSETIVSDGSTLSSKGGSEGQPEGSVASNSVVPPPPGGSGRGSPSGGSTAEVSDTASIRSSGQLSGRSVSLRKMKRPPPPPRRTYSLHQRGSAVPDGPLGLPPKPERKQQPQLPRPPTTGGSSGVGAVSCPPSSGGTWGSGLSPGGSRRPPRSPERTLSPSSGYSSQSGTPTLPPKGLAVAPASPGKAQPPKPDRVTSLRSPGASVSSSLTSLCSSSSDPTPLDRSGPQASNPLSDRFDIPPHPKVPAPFSPPPSKSKSSNQAAPALAAPAVVPGPVSTADISPASPSMPQTTLTPAQESPIASKDQSPPPSPPPSYHPPPPPTKKPEVLEEVPPPPETVEILPDPSWPPPPPPAPEEQDLSMADFPPPEEVFFSAGPELGPLEPCSSEAAIPSAASLSQTPPPAPPAPPPASSVSEPLAKLPQKDSASGKNSGTPREDAGTPLVTPSLLQMVRLRSVGASTGAPNPPPGSSAPQKPLRRALSGRASPVPAASSGLHAAVRLKASSLAASESPGNALPTGAPETEPRSPQSPASKASFIFSKGTKKLQLERPVSPEAQADLQRNLVAELRSISEQRPSQAQKKPSKAPPPVARKPSVGVPPSPSLPRAESLDAPSTNGLPHAEDRTKGELTENGGVQLAATEKMGPHGSDPQKKLV, from the exons ATGGTAGTGTTCCTGGGTCGACACCTCCCAGCGCTTCTTGAGGTCTTTAAGAAGG GTTCTGCCAAGGCCGAGAGTGACAACCGTCAGGGCGCAGGGCCCAGCCAGGGGCCAGGATCTGTAGGAGATGAACACCAGGACAACGTGTTCTTCCCCAGTGGGAGACCTCCTCATCTGGAAGAGCTGCACACGCAGGCCCAGGAGGGGCTGCGCTCCCTCCAGCAGCAAG aaagacagaaactgagCAAGGGTGGCTGGGACCATGGAGACACCCAGAGCATCCAG TCTTCCCGGATGGGGCCGGATGAAGACACCATCTCCTTCTGCAGTCAGAAGTCATACATGACGGAGAGCTCCACGGCGGAAGATGCGCTCTCCATTCGCTCGGAGATGATCCAGCGCAGAG GCTCCACCTTCAGACCCCATGACTCATTTCCCAAATCTGGAAGGTCAGGCCGGCGGCGGAGGGAGCGGAGGAGCACGGTGCTGGGACTGCCTCAGCACGTGCAGAAGGAGCTGG GCCTGCGGAACAACCGCGAGGCTCCGGGCACTCCACAGCCTCCCGGGTCACGGGACGCTGTCCGCATTCCCACGGTGGATGGTCGCCCAGCGGGCCTGGCCTTAGGGACAGGGGTCCGGGTGTCCCTGCaggctctggaggcagaagcagaggctggcaCCGATACAGAGGCTATCATCCAGCGCCACATCGACCGTGTTTACCGTGATGACACGCTTGTTGGCCGATCCACGGGAGTGCGGCCACCACCCTTGATAAGGCCTGTGTCTCTCGCAGTGCCTGGGCTGACAGGAGGAGCAGGATCTCCAGAGCCACTGAGCCCAGCCATGTCCATCTCACCCCAGGCCACCTACTTGTCGAAGCTGATCCCGCATGCTGTGCTGCCGCCCACAGTGGACGTGGTGGCCCTGGGCCGCAGCAGCCTGCGCACTCTGAGCCGATGCAGCCTGCTCTCTGCTAGCCCAGCCTCAGTTCGCTCACTGGGCCgcttctcctcagcttccagtCCAAGGCCCCGCAGCCGCAATGCTTCCTCGTCCAGTGACAACTGGAGCCACTCTCAGTCCTCCGAGACCATTGTGTCTGATGGGTCCACTCTGTCCTCTAAGGGGGGCTCTGAGGGCCAGCCAGAGGGCTCTGTAGCTAGCAATAGTGTGGTACCCCCTCCTCCAGGGGGTAGTGGGAGGGGCTCCCCCAGCGGGGGTAGCACTGCTGAGGTCTCAGACACAGCCAGCATCCGAAGCAGTGGGCAGTTGTCCGGCAGGAGTGTGTCCCTGCGTAAGATGAAACGGCCTCCCCCGCCTCCGCGCCGGACCTACTCCCTCCATCAGCGGGGCTCGGCGGTCCCTGATGGGCCCTTAGGGTTGCCGCCTAAACCTGAGCGGAAGCAGCAGCCACAGCTGCCTCGCCCACCCACCACTGGTGGGTCTtcaggggtgggggcagtgtCTTGTCCACCCAGCTCAGGGGGTACCTGGGGCTCTGGCTTGTCCCCAGGTGGCTCCAGGCGTCCCCCACGTTCCCCAGAACGGACACTTTCGCCTTCCAGTGGATACTCAAGCCAAAGTGGTACCCCaactctccctcccaagggtcTGGCAGTTGCCCCTGCTTCCCCAGGCAAGGCTCAGCCCCCCAAACCAGATCGAGTGACATCCCTTCGATCTCCTGGGGCCTCTGTATCCTCTTCGCTCACATCTCTGTGTTCCTCTTCTTCAGACCCTACTCCTTTAGACCGTTCTGGCCCACAGGCGTCCAACCCCTTGAGTGACAGGTTCGACATACCTCCTCATCCTAAGGTGCCTGCTCCTTTCTCCCCACCACCTTCCAAGTCCAAGAGCTCTAACCAAGCTGCTCCTGCTCTGGCTGCCCCTGCTGTGGTTCCTGGGCCAGTTTCCACCGCCGACATCAGTCCCGCATCCCCTTCCATGCCTCAGACAACCTTGACTCCAGCCCAGGAATCTCCTATTGCCTCCAAAGACCAgtcacccccaccctccccacccccatcttatcATCCACCCCCACCACCTACTAAGAAGCCAGAGGTGCTTGAGGAGGTCCCACCTCCTCCAGAAACTGTCGAGATCCTTCCAGATCCAAGctggccacccccacccccacctgcaccGGAGGAACAGGACCTGTCGATGGCCGACTTTCCCCCGCCTGAGGAGGTCTTCTTCTCTGCAGGCCCTGAGCTTGGTCCCCTGGAGCCCTGTAGCTCAGAGGCTGCCATCCCCTCAGCGGCTAGCTTGTCccagacccctcccccagcccccccagCTCCCCCTCCAGCTAGTTCTGTGTCGGAACCTCTGGCCAAGCTCCCTCAGAAGGACTCGGCAAGCGGCAAGAACAGCGGGACTCCCAGGGAGGATGCTGGCACACCTCTGGTCACACCCTCGCTCCTGCAGATGGTCCGGCTTCGCTCTGTGGGTGCCTCCACAGGGGCTCCGAATCCTCCTCCAGGTTCATCAGCCCCTCAGAAGCCTCTTCGAAGAGCCCTGTCTGGCCGGGCCAGCCCAGTGCCTGCTGCCTCCTCTGGGCTCCATGCTGCCGTCCGACTCAAGGCCTCCAGCCTGGCTGCCAGTGAGAGCCCTGGAAATGCTCTGCCCACTGGAGCACCAGAGACAGAGCCACGGTCCCCACAGTCTCCTGCCTCGAAGGCCAGCTTTATCTTCTCCAAGGGCACCAAAAAACTGCAGCTTGAGAGACCCGTGTCCCCCGAGGCCCAGGCGGACCTCCAGCGGAATCTGGTGGCTGAACTTCGGAGCATTTCAGAGCAGCGGCCTTCCCAGGCCCAGAAGAAGCCTTCCAAGGCTCCCCCACCTGTGGCTCGAAAACCCTCTGTGGGAGTCCCTCCTTCCCCCAGTTTGCCCAGGGCGGAGTCTCTTGATGCTCCATCCACCAATGGGCTCCCTCACGCTGAGGACAGGACTAAGGGGGAGCTGACAGAGAATGGAGGTGTGCAGCTGGCTGCTACAGAGAAGATGGGCCCCCATGGTTCAG atcCACAGAAGAAACTGGTGTGA
- the Kiaa1522 gene encoding uncharacterized protein KIAA1522 homolog isoform X1, with translation MAARATPAAPAADEPGSPGGPPRRKKSRSGLRRAFSWLRGKRRKKKAAGAEGAESAAPRAKKADDKAKRSKGKSRGSAKAESDNRQGAGPSQGPGSVGDEHQDNVFFPSGRPPHLEELHTQAQEGLRSLQQQERQKLSKGGWDHGDTQSIQSSRMGPDEDTISFCSQKSYMTESSTAEDALSIRSEMIQRRGSTFRPHDSFPKSGRSGRRRRERRSTVLGLPQHVQKELGLRNNREAPGTPQPPGSRDAVRIPTVDGRPAGLALGTGVRVSLQALEAEAEAGTDTEAIIQRHIDRVYRDDTLVGRSTGVRPPPLIRPVSLAVPGLTGGAGSPEPLSPAMSISPQATYLSKLIPHAVLPPTVDVVALGRSSLRTLSRCSLLSASPASVRSLGRFSSASSPRPRSRNASSSSDNWSHSQSSETIVSDGSTLSSKGGSEGQPEGSVASNSVVPPPPGGSGRGSPSGGSTAEVSDTASIRSSGQLSGRSVSLRKMKRPPPPPRRTYSLHQRGSAVPDGPLGLPPKPERKQQPQLPRPPTTGGSSGVGAVSCPPSSGGTWGSGLSPGGSRRPPRSPERTLSPSSGYSSQSGTPTLPPKGLAVAPASPGKAQPPKPDRVTSLRSPGASVSSSLTSLCSSSSDPTPLDRSGPQASNPLSDRFDIPPHPKVPAPFSPPPSKSKSSNQAAPALAAPAVVPGPVSTADISPASPSMPQTTLTPAQESPIASKDQSPPPSPPPSYHPPPPPTKKPEVLEEVPPPPETVEILPDPSWPPPPPPAPEEQDLSMADFPPPEEVFFSAGPELGPLEPCSSEAAIPSAASLSQTPPPAPPAPPPASSVSEPLAKLPQKDSASGKNSGTPREDAGTPLVTPSLLQMVRLRSVGASTGAPNPPPGSSAPQKPLRRALSGRASPVPAASSGLHAAVRLKASSLAASESPGNALPTGAPETEPRSPQSPASKASFIFSKGTKKLQLERPVSPEAQADLQRNLVAELRSISEQRPSQAQKKPSKAPPPVARKPSVGVPPSPSLPRAESLDAPSTNGLPHAEDRTKGELTENGGVQLAATEKMGPHGSDPQKKLV, from the exons GTTCTGCCAAGGCCGAGAGTGACAACCGTCAGGGCGCAGGGCCCAGCCAGGGGCCAGGATCTGTAGGAGATGAACACCAGGACAACGTGTTCTTCCCCAGTGGGAGACCTCCTCATCTGGAAGAGCTGCACACGCAGGCCCAGGAGGGGCTGCGCTCCCTCCAGCAGCAAG aaagacagaaactgagCAAGGGTGGCTGGGACCATGGAGACACCCAGAGCATCCAG TCTTCCCGGATGGGGCCGGATGAAGACACCATCTCCTTCTGCAGTCAGAAGTCATACATGACGGAGAGCTCCACGGCGGAAGATGCGCTCTCCATTCGCTCGGAGATGATCCAGCGCAGAG GCTCCACCTTCAGACCCCATGACTCATTTCCCAAATCTGGAAGGTCAGGCCGGCGGCGGAGGGAGCGGAGGAGCACGGTGCTGGGACTGCCTCAGCACGTGCAGAAGGAGCTGG GCCTGCGGAACAACCGCGAGGCTCCGGGCACTCCACAGCCTCCCGGGTCACGGGACGCTGTCCGCATTCCCACGGTGGATGGTCGCCCAGCGGGCCTGGCCTTAGGGACAGGGGTCCGGGTGTCCCTGCaggctctggaggcagaagcagaggctggcaCCGATACAGAGGCTATCATCCAGCGCCACATCGACCGTGTTTACCGTGATGACACGCTTGTTGGCCGATCCACGGGAGTGCGGCCACCACCCTTGATAAGGCCTGTGTCTCTCGCAGTGCCTGGGCTGACAGGAGGAGCAGGATCTCCAGAGCCACTGAGCCCAGCCATGTCCATCTCACCCCAGGCCACCTACTTGTCGAAGCTGATCCCGCATGCTGTGCTGCCGCCCACAGTGGACGTGGTGGCCCTGGGCCGCAGCAGCCTGCGCACTCTGAGCCGATGCAGCCTGCTCTCTGCTAGCCCAGCCTCAGTTCGCTCACTGGGCCgcttctcctcagcttccagtCCAAGGCCCCGCAGCCGCAATGCTTCCTCGTCCAGTGACAACTGGAGCCACTCTCAGTCCTCCGAGACCATTGTGTCTGATGGGTCCACTCTGTCCTCTAAGGGGGGCTCTGAGGGCCAGCCAGAGGGCTCTGTAGCTAGCAATAGTGTGGTACCCCCTCCTCCAGGGGGTAGTGGGAGGGGCTCCCCCAGCGGGGGTAGCACTGCTGAGGTCTCAGACACAGCCAGCATCCGAAGCAGTGGGCAGTTGTCCGGCAGGAGTGTGTCCCTGCGTAAGATGAAACGGCCTCCCCCGCCTCCGCGCCGGACCTACTCCCTCCATCAGCGGGGCTCGGCGGTCCCTGATGGGCCCTTAGGGTTGCCGCCTAAACCTGAGCGGAAGCAGCAGCCACAGCTGCCTCGCCCACCCACCACTGGTGGGTCTtcaggggtgggggcagtgtCTTGTCCACCCAGCTCAGGGGGTACCTGGGGCTCTGGCTTGTCCCCAGGTGGCTCCAGGCGTCCCCCACGTTCCCCAGAACGGACACTTTCGCCTTCCAGTGGATACTCAAGCCAAAGTGGTACCCCaactctccctcccaagggtcTGGCAGTTGCCCCTGCTTCCCCAGGCAAGGCTCAGCCCCCCAAACCAGATCGAGTGACATCCCTTCGATCTCCTGGGGCCTCTGTATCCTCTTCGCTCACATCTCTGTGTTCCTCTTCTTCAGACCCTACTCCTTTAGACCGTTCTGGCCCACAGGCGTCCAACCCCTTGAGTGACAGGTTCGACATACCTCCTCATCCTAAGGTGCCTGCTCCTTTCTCCCCACCACCTTCCAAGTCCAAGAGCTCTAACCAAGCTGCTCCTGCTCTGGCTGCCCCTGCTGTGGTTCCTGGGCCAGTTTCCACCGCCGACATCAGTCCCGCATCCCCTTCCATGCCTCAGACAACCTTGACTCCAGCCCAGGAATCTCCTATTGCCTCCAAAGACCAgtcacccccaccctccccacccccatcttatcATCCACCCCCACCACCTACTAAGAAGCCAGAGGTGCTTGAGGAGGTCCCACCTCCTCCAGAAACTGTCGAGATCCTTCCAGATCCAAGctggccacccccacccccacctgcaccGGAGGAACAGGACCTGTCGATGGCCGACTTTCCCCCGCCTGAGGAGGTCTTCTTCTCTGCAGGCCCTGAGCTTGGTCCCCTGGAGCCCTGTAGCTCAGAGGCTGCCATCCCCTCAGCGGCTAGCTTGTCccagacccctcccccagcccccccagCTCCCCCTCCAGCTAGTTCTGTGTCGGAACCTCTGGCCAAGCTCCCTCAGAAGGACTCGGCAAGCGGCAAGAACAGCGGGACTCCCAGGGAGGATGCTGGCACACCTCTGGTCACACCCTCGCTCCTGCAGATGGTCCGGCTTCGCTCTGTGGGTGCCTCCACAGGGGCTCCGAATCCTCCTCCAGGTTCATCAGCCCCTCAGAAGCCTCTTCGAAGAGCCCTGTCTGGCCGGGCCAGCCCAGTGCCTGCTGCCTCCTCTGGGCTCCATGCTGCCGTCCGACTCAAGGCCTCCAGCCTGGCTGCCAGTGAGAGCCCTGGAAATGCTCTGCCCACTGGAGCACCAGAGACAGAGCCACGGTCCCCACAGTCTCCTGCCTCGAAGGCCAGCTTTATCTTCTCCAAGGGCACCAAAAAACTGCAGCTTGAGAGACCCGTGTCCCCCGAGGCCCAGGCGGACCTCCAGCGGAATCTGGTGGCTGAACTTCGGAGCATTTCAGAGCAGCGGCCTTCCCAGGCCCAGAAGAAGCCTTCCAAGGCTCCCCCACCTGTGGCTCGAAAACCCTCTGTGGGAGTCCCTCCTTCCCCCAGTTTGCCCAGGGCGGAGTCTCTTGATGCTCCATCCACCAATGGGCTCCCTCACGCTGAGGACAGGACTAAGGGGGAGCTGACAGAGAATGGAGGTGTGCAGCTGGCTGCTACAGAGAAGATGGGCCCCCATGGTTCAG atcCACAGAAGAAACTGGTGTGA